In Bubalus bubalis isolate 160015118507 breed Murrah chromosome 3, NDDB_SH_1, whole genome shotgun sequence, a genomic segment contains:
- the INCA1 gene encoding protein INCA1 isoform X3: MPQRYGDTFWENLSQRPSPTWMEEQYTPPLLRATGCSQPGQYGPEGLPPPEVLCRRKRRRPRSGGMQQGSGGIPARVRAVTHHLEDLRRRQRIINELKKAQWGSSGAASGPLLVDSDGCGFPSTTEHPDREEERADYPQEEDHFLISGRAQLLWSPWSPLGQEGSCLSRQLGSMGSFSAVTATRNPFYHPWWVELQSEE, encoded by the exons ATGCCCCAGCGCTATGGAGACACCTTCTGGGAGAATCTTAGTCAAAGGCCCAG CCCCACCTGGATGGAGGAACAGTACACCCCACCCTTGCTG AGAGCCACTGGTTGCTCCCAGCCTGGCCAGTATGGCCCTGAAGGACTCCCACCTCCTGAGGTGCTCTgcagaagaaaaaggaggaggccACGTTCGGGAGGAATGCAGCAGGGATCTGGGGGCATCCCAGCCCGGGTAAGGGCGGTCACTCATCACTTGGAGGATCTAAGGAGGCGACAGAGAATCATCAATGA ACTGAAGAAGGCCCAGTGGGGCAGCTCTGGGGCTGCGTCTGGGCCTCTGCTGGTTGACAGCGATGGCTGTGGCTTCCCCAGCACCACCGAACACCCTGATCGGGAAGAGGAGAGGGCAGACTATCCACAGGAGGAGGACCACTTCCTCATTTCTGGCAGGGCCCAG ctGCTTTGGTCTCCCTGGAGTCCCCTGGGCCAGGAGGGGTCTTGTCTCTCCAGGCAGCTGGGCTCTATGGGCTCCTTCAGCGCTGTCACAGCCACTAGGAACCCCTTTTACCATCCCTGGTGGGTGGAACTGCAGTCTGAGGAGTAG
- the INCA1 gene encoding protein INCA1 isoform X1 gives MQVQEDADNLIPFAKCSRVVSRSPPPCLPSQSLGLMPQRYGDTFWENLSQRPSPTWMEEQYTPPLLRATGCSQPGQYGPEGLPPPEVLCRRKRRRPRSGGMQQGSGGIPARVRAVTHHLEDLRRRQRIINELKKAQWGSSGAASGPLLVDSDGCGFPSTTEHPDREEERADYPQEEDHFLISGRAQLLWSPWSPLGQEGSCLSRQLGSMGSFSAVTATRNPFYHPWWVELQSEE, from the exons ATGCAAGTACAGGAAGATGCAGACAACCTTATCCCTTTTGCCAA GTGTTCTAGGGTGGTCAGCCGATCTCCACCCCCCTGCTTGCCTTCCCAGAGCCTCGGACTGATGCCCCAGCGCTATGGAGACACCTTCTGGGAGAATCTTAGTCAAAGGCCCAG CCCCACCTGGATGGAGGAACAGTACACCCCACCCTTGCTG AGAGCCACTGGTTGCTCCCAGCCTGGCCAGTATGGCCCTGAAGGACTCCCACCTCCTGAGGTGCTCTgcagaagaaaaaggaggaggccACGTTCGGGAGGAATGCAGCAGGGATCTGGGGGCATCCCAGCCCGGGTAAGGGCGGTCACTCATCACTTGGAGGATCTAAGGAGGCGACAGAGAATCATCAATGA ACTGAAGAAGGCCCAGTGGGGCAGCTCTGGGGCTGCGTCTGGGCCTCTGCTGGTTGACAGCGATGGCTGTGGCTTCCCCAGCACCACCGAACACCCTGATCGGGAAGAGGAGAGGGCAGACTATCCACAGGAGGAGGACCACTTCCTCATTTCTGGCAGGGCCCAG ctGCTTTGGTCTCCCTGGAGTCCCCTGGGCCAGGAGGGGTCTTGTCTCTCCAGGCAGCTGGGCTCTATGGGCTCCTTCAGCGCTGTCACAGCCACTAGGAACCCCTTTTACCATCCCTGGTGGGTGGAACTGCAGTCTGAGGAGTAG
- the INCA1 gene encoding protein INCA1 isoform X2 produces the protein MQVQEDADNLIPFAKCSRVVSRSPPPCLPSQSLGLMPQRYGDTFWENLSQRPSPTWMEEQYTPPLLRATGCSQPGQYGPEGLPPPEVLCRRKRRRPRSGGMQQGSGGIPARVRAVTHHLEDLRRRQRIINDTTEHPDREEERADYPQEEDHFLISGRAQLLWSPWSPLGQEGSCLSRQLGSMGSFSAVTATRNPFYHPWWVELQSEE, from the exons ATGCAAGTACAGGAAGATGCAGACAACCTTATCCCTTTTGCCAA GTGTTCTAGGGTGGTCAGCCGATCTCCACCCCCCTGCTTGCCTTCCCAGAGCCTCGGACTGATGCCCCAGCGCTATGGAGACACCTTCTGGGAGAATCTTAGTCAAAGGCCCAG CCCCACCTGGATGGAGGAACAGTACACCCCACCCTTGCTG AGAGCCACTGGTTGCTCCCAGCCTGGCCAGTATGGCCCTGAAGGACTCCCACCTCCTGAGGTGCTCTgcagaagaaaaaggaggaggccACGTTCGGGAGGAATGCAGCAGGGATCTGGGGGCATCCCAGCCCGGGTAAGGGCGGTCACTCATCACTTGGAGGATCTAAGGAGGCGACAGAGAATCATCAATGA CACCACCGAACACCCTGATCGGGAAGAGGAGAGGGCAGACTATCCACAGGAGGAGGACCACTTCCTCATTTCTGGCAGGGCCCAG ctGCTTTGGTCTCCCTGGAGTCCCCTGGGCCAGGAGGGGTCTTGTCTCTCCAGGCAGCTGGGCTCTATGGGCTCCTTCAGCGCTGTCACAGCCACTAGGAACCCCTTTTACCATCCCTGGTGGGTGGAACTGCAGTCTGAGGAGTAG